A genomic segment from Geitlerinema sp. PCC 7407 encodes:
- a CDS encoding macro domain-containing protein yields the protein MTPQLELIPLRAAVCADRATTLDVVVRIVPPQASSRSDRRPSLNLGFVIDRSGSMASLNKLDYAKKAVCYAIEQLLPSDRLSVTIFDDQIQTIIPSTPVNNKASFIRRVQQIYRGGSTALHGGWVQGGIQVSQSLTADLNRIILLSDGLANVGETNPDAIASDVHGLAQRGVSTSTLGLGDDYNEDLLQAMARSGDGNYYYVARAEQLPSIFEQELQGLTTIVGKAVTLGFEPQGAVAVEAVLNDLEVDEGGRFKLPNLLQEQPIDIVVRLKVPALAQLMPLCSFHLAWTDTDQRPQEVRATLQLPVVDLAQWEQLPLNQDVQQQVALMMAARAKKEAVQLVDRGDYAAASQVLQSTKQQMLDFQLPMSAPEAAALADLDDRLQKREYLQYRKMATQQVYSRSGRFSRGHNSLLYALEGGPKLGDITQQELDAIVNSADRFLSDSGVVSRAIHRAAGPELLVACQELGGCPVGEAKLTPGFQLRSPWVIHTVCPEWQGGDRQETEILAQCYRSCLELAAAKGLQSIAFPALGVGALGFPVAIAARVAIATVGRYLTTHSEIGTVRLVCFNEAVLQTYRTEFQQSGL from the coding sequence ATGACTCCTCAACTTGAGCTGATTCCGTTGCGGGCTGCGGTGTGTGCTGATCGAGCGACGACCCTGGATGTGGTGGTGCGGATTGTGCCGCCGCAGGCAAGCAGTCGGAGCGATCGCCGCCCCAGCCTCAACCTGGGCTTTGTGATTGACCGTTCGGGCTCCATGGCCTCGCTCAACAAGCTGGACTACGCCAAGAAGGCGGTCTGCTACGCAATCGAGCAGCTACTGCCGAGCGATCGCCTCAGCGTCACGATCTTTGATGACCAAATTCAAACCATCATTCCCAGCACCCCCGTCAACAACAAAGCCAGCTTTATTCGCAGGGTGCAGCAGATTTATCGGGGGGGCAGCACGGCGCTCCATGGAGGCTGGGTGCAAGGGGGAATCCAGGTCAGCCAGTCCCTCACCGCCGACCTGAACCGGATTATTTTGCTCTCCGATGGCTTGGCCAATGTTGGAGAAACCAATCCTGACGCGATCGCTAGCGATGTCCACGGCCTGGCTCAGCGGGGCGTCAGCACCTCCACCCTGGGCCTCGGAGACGACTACAACGAAGACCTGCTCCAGGCCATGGCCCGCAGCGGGGATGGCAACTACTACTACGTCGCCCGAGCGGAGCAGCTGCCCAGCATCTTTGAGCAAGAGCTGCAGGGCCTGACCACCATCGTTGGCAAGGCCGTCACCCTGGGCTTCGAGCCCCAAGGGGCCGTCGCGGTCGAGGCGGTGCTCAATGACCTGGAGGTGGACGAGGGCGGTCGCTTCAAGCTGCCCAACCTGCTCCAGGAGCAGCCCATCGACATCGTGGTGCGCCTCAAGGTGCCTGCCCTGGCCCAGCTCATGCCTCTGTGCAGCTTTCATCTCGCCTGGACCGACACGGACCAGCGGCCCCAGGAGGTGCGCGCAACCCTCCAGCTGCCGGTGGTCGACCTCGCCCAGTGGGAGCAGCTGCCCCTCAATCAAGACGTGCAGCAGCAAGTGGCGCTGATGATGGCGGCTCGGGCCAAGAAAGAAGCTGTGCAGCTAGTCGATCGCGGAGACTACGCGGCGGCCAGCCAGGTGCTCCAATCGACGAAGCAGCAAATGCTGGACTTTCAGCTGCCGATGTCGGCTCCCGAGGCAGCTGCCCTTGCAGATCTCGATGATCGGCTCCAGAAGCGGGAGTACCTCCAGTACCGCAAAATGGCGACCCAGCAGGTGTACAGCCGCAGCGGACGCTTTAGCCGTGGCCACAACAGCTTGCTCTATGCCCTGGAGGGTGGCCCCAAGCTCGGCGACATTACGCAGCAAGAGCTCGATGCCATTGTCAATTCAGCCGATCGCTTTCTGTCGGACAGCGGCGTGGTTTCGCGGGCGATTCACCGGGCGGCTGGCCCAGAGCTGCTGGTGGCCTGCCAGGAACTGGGGGGCTGTCCGGTGGGCGAAGCGAAGCTGACGCCGGGATTTCAGCTGCGATCGCCCTGGGTGATTCACACGGTGTGTCCCGAGTGGCAGGGGGGCGATCGCCAGGAGACCGAGATCCTGGCCCAGTGCTACCGCAGCTGTCTGGAACTGGCGGCTGCCAAGGGCCTGCAATCGATCGCCTTCCCGGCGCTAGGAGTAGGAGCCCTGGGCTTCCCCGTGGCGATCGCCGCTCGAGTGGCGATCGCCACCGTCGGGCGCTACCTGACGACCCACAGCGAAATTGGCACGGTGCGGCTGGTCTGCTTCAATGAGGCCGTCTTGCAAACGTACCGCACTGAGTTCCAGCAGTCTGGTCTGTAG
- a CDS encoding MerR family transcriptional regulator: protein METLQQIAQQNPHWSLDELVQVANRFLPQFLPDEKAHTRVREEVTPRLVRHYTSQGMLDEPLKEGREARYTYRHLLQVLLVRRLLTEGYGASVIDTLARSKSNAELEALLYGGVQLTMAPANPALAFLQEIQQRQVESAPKPAIAPPAVSRPAPSPPSSPVSPAPVSPPTLQWTRLEILPGLELHVRSDFVLPSTTQEQQTLLQRLFQALISLTTSKRRSSRS, encoded by the coding sequence ATGGAAACTTTGCAGCAAATCGCTCAGCAAAATCCTCACTGGTCCCTGGATGAGCTGGTGCAGGTCGCCAACCGGTTCTTGCCCCAGTTTTTGCCCGACGAAAAGGCCCATACACGGGTCCGCGAGGAGGTCACCCCCCGCCTGGTGCGGCACTACACCAGCCAGGGGATGCTGGACGAACCGCTCAAAGAGGGGCGCGAAGCCCGCTATACCTACCGGCATCTGCTGCAAGTGCTGCTGGTGCGGCGGCTGCTGACCGAGGGGTACGGGGCCAGCGTAATCGACACCCTGGCCCGCTCCAAGAGCAACGCCGAGCTAGAAGCGCTGCTCTACGGCGGCGTCCAGCTGACCATGGCTCCGGCCAATCCTGCTTTGGCCTTTTTGCAGGAGATCCAGCAGCGCCAGGTCGAGAGTGCGCCCAAACCGGCGATCGCGCCCCCAGCGGTGTCCCGACCTGCTCCTTCGCCGCCTTCGTCCCCCGTCTCTCCGGCTCCCGTTTCGCCGCCGACCCTCCAGTGGACGCGCCTCGAAATCTTGCCGGGACTGGAGCTGCACGTGCGCAGTGACTTTGTGCTGCCGTCGACGACCCAGGAGCAGCAAACCCTGCTCCAGCGACTGTTCCAAGCGCTGATATCCCTCACTACTTCCAAACGGAGGTCTTCTAGGTCATGA
- a CDS encoding tetratricopeptide repeat protein, translating into MMAGAKFGGLWGSAIALGCLLGVAPSGPVWGQAAPAAETTEDNLSSQAQLRERYNDALQRAGSGDPAEVEQAIADLQAIRTLWQQRGDRAQEGLTLQALGFIFVLRGELPQALAAYQSALTIYEALPNREAEAVTLSGMAGIYEQTGETQKAIATYEKSLAIARELRLPEMEATQLQFLGILYNNLGQTQRSIDAYQEALAVYETLGDPAGKAEVLYSLGTLYTELGQLPKGLEYLRQAYDGARELPNQTAVLTRTLVALGYTYLAMGETDQGITYLQEAATLQGAQEDLAGQSLTLYALGGAYFRQGDHQKAIAAFESVLEKQQRVGNQNLIAAVHSSLGNVYSQRGQYQQAREMAEMALQIYERLDDKAEIAGTLTTLGSIDAGLGNYQQALKRYADAIALQREIGQLPGEAETVVTMANLYRQLGSYDLSLSTYERALAIQREIGDRGTEALILESMGSVQRQAQNDPAALQSYEQAIALARQQQNPLQEATFLASLSRLHTENQRPQAAAESLNRALEIYRRQGNLLGETAALGQMGRLYTSLQEYDRAAAILEDALDRIRSAQVPVAEANILRNLAQVYRLQGKFADGRAALDRELRLREILGDREGQAESLYQLALVERDQANLPAAKASLERAIALVEALRTGVTTDKLRTSFFASKQAYYELYIDVLMQLHDRAPEQGYAAMALQASERARARSLLDLLALARADVRAGVDPKLLAEAETLGQQIEAAEKQRVTLLNRSASPERLTGLQQEVDSLLARLQTLEAQIRATSPRYADLTQPQPLSLAEIQQQVLDDQTLLLQYSLGEERSYLWVVSPTDLRSYTLPGRASLEAAAQAFYQQMPRLDTTPTFSDDRAIIAIPREGPPPPAGTSYDAQISQVLLGPIADRLQGQRLLIVADGALQYVPFSALQIPGAGKAPLITQHEVIHLPSASTLGLLRRETAQRAPAPKTVAIFADPVFTLGDERFQTFWKVPPPQPAPDLEEVAFRQARQSWGMGLGRLPFTSVEAEKIGAIVPDAQEFVASGFEASREKVLDTDLSQYRIVHFATHGLLNAQNPELSGIVLSLFSADGESQNGFLRLRDIFNLKLPVELVVLSACETGLGQNVRGEGMVGLTRGFMYAGAPRVLVSLWSVDDEGTSVLMSLFYRKLLQEQLAPGAALRAAQIEMSQDPQWRSPYYWAAFTLQGEWR; encoded by the coding sequence ATGATGGCTGGGGCTAAGTTTGGTGGGCTGTGGGGCAGCGCGATCGCCTTGGGATGTCTGCTGGGCGTGGCGCCGAGTGGACCTGTGTGGGGGCAGGCGGCCCCGGCGGCTGAAACGACGGAGGATAACCTGTCGAGCCAGGCTCAGCTCCGGGAGCGCTACAACGACGCTCTCCAGCGAGCCGGAAGCGGCGATCCGGCAGAAGTCGAGCAGGCGATCGCCGACTTGCAGGCGATCCGGACCCTCTGGCAGCAGAGAGGCGATCGCGCTCAGGAAGGCCTGACCCTCCAGGCCCTCGGCTTTATTTTCGTGCTGCGGGGCGAGCTGCCGCAGGCCCTGGCTGCCTACCAGAGCGCACTGACCATCTACGAAGCGCTGCCCAACCGTGAGGCAGAAGCCGTCACCCTGAGCGGCATGGCCGGGATCTACGAACAGACCGGCGAAACCCAAAAAGCGATCGCGACCTACGAAAAGTCTCTGGCGATCGCCCGAGAACTGCGCCTGCCCGAGATGGAAGCTACCCAGCTCCAGTTCTTGGGCATTCTCTACAACAACCTGGGCCAGACCCAGCGGTCGATCGACGCTTACCAGGAGGCTCTCGCAGTCTACGAAACCCTGGGCGACCCGGCGGGTAAGGCAGAGGTGCTCTATTCCCTCGGCACGCTCTACACCGAGCTCGGACAGCTCCCCAAGGGCCTCGAGTACCTGCGCCAAGCCTACGACGGAGCCCGGGAACTGCCCAACCAGACGGCGGTCTTGACCCGAACCCTGGTGGCCTTGGGCTACACCTATTTGGCCATGGGCGAAACGGACCAGGGCATCACCTATCTCCAGGAAGCTGCGACGCTCCAGGGTGCCCAAGAAGATCTGGCGGGCCAGAGCCTGACGCTCTATGCCTTGGGGGGCGCGTATTTTCGGCAGGGCGATCACCAAAAGGCGATCGCCGCCTTTGAGTCCGTGCTCGAAAAGCAGCAGCGCGTGGGCAATCAAAACCTGATCGCCGCTGTGCACTCCAGTTTGGGAAATGTCTACAGCCAGCGGGGACAGTATCAGCAGGCTCGGGAAATGGCCGAAATGGCGCTACAAATTTATGAGCGCCTAGACGACAAGGCCGAAATAGCTGGCACTCTGACCACCCTGGGCAGCATCGACGCGGGCCTCGGCAACTATCAACAGGCCCTCAAGCGCTACGCAGACGCGATCGCCCTTCAGCGCGAGATCGGCCAGCTCCCTGGAGAGGCCGAAACCGTGGTCACCATGGCAAACCTCTACCGCCAGCTCGGAAGCTACGACCTGAGCCTCTCGACCTATGAGCGGGCGCTGGCCATCCAGCGGGAGATCGGCGATCGCGGCACCGAAGCCTTGATCTTGGAGTCCATGGGCTCGGTCCAGCGGCAGGCCCAAAACGACCCTGCGGCCCTCCAGTCCTACGAGCAGGCGATCGCCCTCGCTCGCCAGCAGCAAAACCCCCTCCAAGAGGCCACCTTTTTGGCCAGCCTCAGCCGCCTGCACACCGAAAACCAGCGGCCCCAGGCGGCGGCGGAGAGCCTGAACCGAGCTCTCGAAATCTATCGCCGACAAGGAAATCTCCTGGGCGAAACCGCCGCCTTGGGACAGATGGGCCGCCTCTACACCAGCCTCCAGGAGTACGATCGCGCCGCTGCCATCCTCGAAGACGCCCTAGATCGGATTCGGTCAGCCCAGGTCCCCGTCGCCGAGGCCAACATCCTGCGGAACCTGGCCCAGGTCTATCGGCTCCAGGGCAAGTTTGCCGATGGCCGCGCCGCCCTCGATCGGGAGCTGCGCCTGCGGGAGATCCTGGGCGATCGCGAGGGACAGGCCGAGTCCCTGTACCAGCTAGCCCTGGTGGAGCGAGACCAGGCCAATCTGCCCGCTGCCAAAGCGTCCCTAGAGCGGGCGATCGCCCTAGTCGAAGCCCTGCGCACGGGCGTCACCACCGACAAACTGCGCACCAGCTTCTTTGCCTCCAAGCAGGCCTACTACGAGCTGTACATCGACGTGCTGATGCAGCTCCACGACCGAGCGCCCGAGCAGGGCTACGCAGCCATGGCTCTCCAGGCTAGCGAGCGGGCGCGCGCCCGCAGCCTGCTAGATCTCCTTGCCCTCGCTCGGGCCGATGTGCGGGCGGGAGTCGACCCCAAGCTGTTGGCCGAAGCCGAAACCCTCGGTCAGCAGATCGAAGCAGCCGAAAAACAGCGAGTCACCTTGCTCAACCGCAGCGCCAGCCCGGAGCGGCTCACCGGCCTCCAGCAAGAGGTCGACAGCTTGCTGGCCCGCCTGCAAACCCTCGAAGCCCAGATTCGCGCCACCAGCCCCCGCTACGCGGACTTGACCCAGCCCCAGCCTCTCAGCCTCGCCGAGATTCAGCAGCAGGTCCTCGATGACCAAACCCTGCTGCTGCAGTACAGCCTGGGCGAAGAGCGCAGCTATCTGTGGGTGGTCAGCCCGACGGACCTGCGCAGCTACACCCTGCCGGGCCGGGCCAGCCTGGAGGCCGCTGCCCAGGCCTTTTATCAACAGATGCCGAGGCTGGATACCACGCCCACCTTCAGCGACGATCGCGCGATTATTGCCATTCCGCGGGAGGGTCCGCCGCCCCCAGCGGGTACCTCCTACGATGCCCAGATCAGCCAGGTCCTTTTGGGGCCGATCGCCGATCGGCTCCAGGGTCAGCGCCTGCTGATCGTGGCCGACGGAGCGCTGCAATACGTTCCCTTTTCAGCCTTGCAGATACCGGGCGCTGGCAAAGCCCCCCTGATCACCCAGCATGAAGTCATTCATTTGCCGTCGGCCTCGACCCTAGGGCTGCTGCGCCGTGAGACGGCGCAACGCGCCCCCGCCCCCAAGACCGTGGCCATCTTTGCCGATCCGGTCTTTACCCTAGGCGATGAGCGCTTCCAGACCTTCTGGAAGGTGCCGCCCCCGCAGCCAGCGCCAGATTTGGAGGAAGTCGCGTTTCGGCAGGCCCGCCAATCCTGGGGAATGGGTCTGGGGCGCTTGCCCTTTACGTCGGTGGAGGCCGAAAAAATCGGGGCGATCGTGCCGGATGCTCAAGAGTTTGTGGCGTCGGGCTTTGAGGCCAGTCGCGAGAAGGTGCTGGACACCGATCTGAGCCAGTACCGCATTGTTCACTTCGCCACCCATGGCCTGCTCAATGCCCAAAACCCCGAGCTCTCGGGCATCGTGCTGTCGCTGTTTAGCGCCGATGGGGAATCCCAAAACGGCTTTTTGCGCCTGCGAGACATCTTTAACCTGAAGCTGCCCGTTGAGCTGGTGGTCCTGAGCGCCTGTGAAACGGGCCTCGGCCAGAATGTGCGGGGAGAGGGCATGGTTGGCCTGACGCGGGGCTTTATGTATGCGGGGGCGCCGCGGGTGCTGGTGAGTTTGTGGAGCGTCGATGATGAGGGGACGTCGGTCCTGATGAGCCTCTTCTATCGCAAGCTGTTGCAGGAGCAGCTCGCCCCGGGGGCCGCACTGCGGGCCGCCCAGATCGAGATGTCCCAAGACCCTCAGTGGCGATCGCCCTACTACTGGGCGGCTTTCACGCTCCAGGGAGAGTGGCGCTAG
- a CDS encoding TRADD-N-associated membrane domain-containing protein, whose protein sequence is MNLDQEPQKLRLNSFRQKRLLGLLIISISVLLIIVRQQLAFVWDVSLQVLGPFITYAFLIFPYILLILGFFLYLQTESTGSKFEEKAYQQAQVRHAEEPDKAKPVWDMAQLTLESYFRRNLSQIQWIFWLSIVVMTLGFLLILYGVALSYQNPRENWIVGAIGGIAGIMTEFIGATFLYVYRSSIEQAGKYAEILERMNIVGMSMQILDSVADPNSDPDAIAEASPDNRLLQAKIEMAKALLDKL, encoded by the coding sequence ATGAATTTAGATCAAGAACCCCAAAAATTACGTCTGAACAGTTTCCGCCAGAAAAGATTGCTTGGCTTACTGATCATCAGCATCAGTGTCTTGCTGATTATTGTCCGCCAGCAGCTCGCGTTTGTTTGGGACGTTTCTTTACAAGTTCTTGGGCCTTTTATTACCTATGCCTTTCTGATTTTTCCTTATATTCTTTTGATCTTAGGGTTCTTTTTGTACCTTCAAACCGAGAGCACTGGCTCAAAATTTGAAGAAAAAGCCTACCAACAGGCTCAAGTCAGACACGCAGAGGAGCCTGATAAGGCAAAACCAGTCTGGGATATGGCGCAGCTCACCCTAGAAAGCTATTTCAGGCGCAATCTCAGTCAAATACAGTGGATTTTCTGGCTCAGCATTGTTGTTATGACCCTGGGGTTTCTTTTGATTCTCTATGGTGTGGCTCTGAGCTATCAAAATCCTCGTGAAAACTGGATCGTGGGCGCGATCGGCGGCATTGCGGGCATCATGACCGAATTCATTGGCGCGACGTTTTTGTATGTTTACCGATCCAGCATTGAGCAGGCCGGCAAGTATGCAGAGATTTTGGAGCGTATGAATATCGTGGGAATGTCGATGCAGATTTTAGACAGCGTTGCAGACCCTAATTCTGACCCAGACGCGATCGCCGAAGCCAGCCCAGACAATCGGTTGCTTCAGGCAAAAATCGAGATGGCAAAAGCACTCCTAGACAAGCTCTAG
- a CDS encoding DUF6335 family protein: protein MVTPDPRNARDMYDYQAAVSGEEAVGGTAPTPDQDDTEDLAAAAGIEVRDRHPLHTRDLLEQRDDRRWELDPDSDSDARDLEEGDR, encoded by the coding sequence ATGGTGACCCCAGACCCCCGCAACGCTCGCGATATGTATGACTACCAGGCGGCGGTGAGCGGTGAAGAGGCTGTTGGCGGGACGGCTCCGACGCCGGACCAAGATGATACGGAGGATCTGGCAGCGGCGGCGGGTATCGAAGTGCGCGATCGCCATCCGCTCCACACTCGCGACTTGCTAGAGCAGCGAGACGATCGCCGCTGGGAACTCGATCCCGATTCGGACAGCGACGCTAGAGATCTGGAAGAGGGCGATCGCTAG
- a CDS encoding adenine phosphoribosyltransferase, translating to MDLKSLIRDIPDFPKPGIMFRDITTLLRNSDGLRYTIDTLAEHCADMNVDYVVGMESRGFIFGTPLAYKLNAGFIPVRKPGKLPAAVHTVEYELEYGTDSLEIHQDALHEGSRILIVDDLIATGGTASATADLIQRSGCELVGFGFIIELRDLGGRQRLPEVPIVSLVEY from the coding sequence ATGGATCTCAAGTCCCTCATTCGCGACATCCCTGACTTCCCCAAGCCCGGCATCATGTTTCGGGACATCACCACCCTGCTTCGCAACTCCGACGGCCTGCGCTACACCATCGACACCCTCGCCGAGCACTGCGCAGACATGAATGTCGACTACGTTGTCGGGATGGAGTCTCGGGGCTTTATCTTCGGGACACCCCTGGCCTACAAGCTCAATGCCGGATTCATCCCCGTGCGCAAACCGGGCAAGCTGCCCGCCGCCGTGCACACCGTCGAGTACGAGCTGGAGTACGGCACCGACAGCCTCGAAATTCACCAAGATGCCCTGCACGAAGGCAGCCGCATCTTGATCGTCGATGACCTGATCGCCACGGGCGGCACCGCCAGCGCCACCGCAGATCTGATCCAGCGCTCCGGCTGCGAACTCGTGGGCTTTGGCTTTATTATCGAGCTACGCGACTTGGGCGGCCGTCAGCGCCTGCCCGAAGTGCCCATTGTGTCGCTGGTTGAGTACTAA
- a CDS encoding ABC transporter permease, whose amino-acid sequence MTFSSLDRFRNWANPKGGPARFLRSETTVYILKRLLQALITLLFASALSFFVIQLAPGDYLSTLRQNPQISPQRLEELRQQFGLDRPWIEQYGRWLWQIVSHGNFGTSFVYQRSVASLLWERVPATLLLAFSSLVITWAVALPLGIIGAVNQNKRVDRVLRVLSYVGQGFPSFVTALLLLILAQNLSPWLPVGDMTSIDHADLNPVGKALDIGWHMILPTIALSVASFAGLQRITRGELLDVLRQNYIQTARAKGLPENRVIYVHALRNAINPLITLLGFEFASLLNGAFVTEFFFNWPGLGRLILGAVQSQDLYLVMASLMMGALMLILGNLLADLLLKFADPRIRLEDLR is encoded by the coding sequence ATGACATTCAGCAGCCTCGATCGCTTCCGAAACTGGGCTAATCCCAAGGGCGGACCGGCGCGGTTTTTGAGGAGTGAAACCACTGTTTATATTCTCAAGCGACTCTTGCAGGCGCTGATCACGCTGTTGTTTGCCTCTGCGTTGAGCTTTTTCGTGATCCAGCTGGCACCGGGCGACTACCTCAGCACCCTGCGCCAAAATCCCCAGATTTCGCCCCAGCGCCTAGAGGAGCTGCGCCAGCAGTTCGGCCTCGATCGCCCGTGGATCGAGCAGTATGGCCGCTGGCTCTGGCAAATTGTCAGCCACGGCAACTTCGGCACCAGCTTTGTCTATCAGCGATCGGTGGCGTCTCTGCTGTGGGAGCGCGTACCGGCGACGCTGCTGCTGGCCTTTTCTTCCCTGGTGATCACCTGGGCGGTGGCGCTGCCCCTAGGGATCATCGGCGCCGTGAATCAAAACAAGCGCGTGGACCGGGTCCTGCGGGTGCTCAGCTATGTCGGTCAGGGCTTTCCTAGCTTTGTGACGGCGCTGCTGCTGCTGATCCTGGCCCAAAATCTGTCGCCGTGGCTGCCCGTGGGCGACATGACCAGCATTGATCACGCTGACCTCAATCCGGTGGGGAAAGCCCTAGATATCGGCTGGCACATGATCTTGCCGACGATCGCCCTCAGCGTGGCCAGCTTCGCGGGGCTCCAGCGGATCACGCGGGGAGAGCTGCTGGACGTGCTGCGCCAAAACTATATCCAAACGGCTCGGGCGAAGGGCCTGCCCGAAAACCGGGTGATCTACGTTCATGCGCTGCGCAACGCGATCAATCCCCTGATTACGCTGCTGGGGTTTGAGTTCGCCAGCTTGCTGAATGGGGCCTTTGTGACGGAGTTTTTCTTCAACTGGCCGGGGCTGGGGCGCTTGATTTTGGGCGCGGTGCAGTCCCAGGACCTGTACCTGGTGATGGCGAGTCTGATGATGGGCGCGCTGATGCTGATTTTGGGGAACTTGCTGGCGGATCTGCTGCTGAAGTTCGCCGATCCGCGGATTCGTCTAGAAGATCTGCGCTAG
- the cutA gene encoding divalent-cation tolerance protein CutA, whose protein sequence is MTYGVVLVTAPSEAVGRSLARSLVEAKLAACVSLTPITSIYRWQDTIYDEPEWQLVIKTDLGQFEAIAAHIKSAHPYDVPEIIALPITAGLPAYLQWIGESTAAP, encoded by the coding sequence ATGACCTATGGTGTGGTGCTCGTGACCGCTCCCTCTGAAGCGGTGGGGCGATCGCTCGCTCGATCTCTTGTCGAGGCGAAGCTGGCGGCCTGCGTCAGCCTCACGCCCATCACGTCGATCTATCGCTGGCAGGACACGATTTACGACGAGCCCGAATGGCAGCTGGTGATCAAGACGGACCTGGGCCAGTTTGAGGCGATCGCCGCCCACATAAAGTCAGCGCACCCCTACGACGTGCCCGAAATCATTGCCCTGCCCATCACCGCTGGCCTCCCGGCCTATCTGCAATGGATCGGCGAAAGCACCGCCGCCCCCTAA